Proteins co-encoded in one Cupriavidus nantongensis genomic window:
- a CDS encoding cation diffusion facilitator family transporter, with amino-acid sequence MGAGHSHDHPGGNERSLKIALALTGTFLIAEVVGGVMTKSLALISDAAHMLTDTVALAIALAAIAIAKRPADKKRTFGYYRFEILAAAFNALLLFGVAIYILYEAYLRLKSPPQIESTGMFVVAVLGLIINLISMRMLSSGQSSSLNVKGAYLEVWSDLLGSVGVIADAIIIRFTGWAWVDSAIAVLIGLWVLPRTWILLKSSLNVLLEGVPDDVDLAEVEKQILATPGVKSFHDLHIWALTSGKASLTVHVVNDTAVNPEMEVLPELKQMLADKFDITHVTIQFELAPCEQADAAQHFNASPALVGSKSLAAGGN; translated from the coding sequence ATGGGCGCAGGTCACTCACACGACCATCCCGGTGGCAACGAGCGATCGCTCAAGATCGCCCTTGCGCTGACCGGTACGTTCCTGATTGCCGAAGTGGTCGGTGGTGTCATGACGAAGAGCCTGGCGTTGATCTCCGACGCCGCGCACATGCTCACGGACACCGTCGCACTGGCCATCGCACTGGCTGCTATTGCGATCGCCAAGCGACCCGCGGACAAGAAGCGGACATTTGGCTACTACCGTTTTGAGATTCTTGCCGCGGCCTTTAACGCATTGCTGCTGTTCGGTGTGGCTATCTACATCCTGTACGAAGCCTACCTGCGGCTGAAATCGCCACCTCAGATTGAGTCAACCGGCATGTTCGTCGTGGCTGTGCTGGGCCTGATCATCAATCTCATCAGCATGCGCATGCTGTCCTCCGGGCAAAGCAGCAGCCTGAACGTGAAGGGTGCTTATCTGGAAGTCTGGAGCGATCTGCTCGGGTCGGTTGGCGTCATCGCCGATGCGATCATCATCCGCTTCACGGGCTGGGCGTGGGTCGACTCCGCCATTGCGGTGCTGATCGGCCTCTGGGTACTGCCTCGCACTTGGATCCTGCTGAAGTCGAGCCTGAATGTGCTGCTCGAAGGCGTACCCGATGACGTGGATCTGGCAGAGGTTGAGAAGCAAATTCTGGCGACGCCCGGGGTAAAAAGCTTCCATGACCTCCACATCTGGGCACTTACCAGCGGCAAGGCGAGCTTGACGGTTCATGTCGTGAATGACACGGCCGTCAACCCGGAAATGGAAGTGCTACCGGAATTGAAGCAGATGCTGGCTGACAAATTCGATATCACGCACGTGACCATTCAGTTCGAACTGGCACCATGCGAACAAGCGGATGCAGCTCAGCATTTCAATGCATCGCCAGCACTGGTCGGATCGAAGTCGCTTGCTGCAGGAGGAAACTAA
- the czcS gene encoding sensor histidine kinase CzcS, with product MRPGTSITPLSLTRRLGLFFALVLSIALASMGAFAYYSLAAQLEARDDEVVKGKLEQVEHFLREVDGVQGVPAAQHRFDDLVRGYSDLIVRVTALDGRLLFRTGNDALLEGTDQAAVTGKSSLMFQSADAVLGRDGTRATVFVAKSGEDRKQVTARFRTTLVLGTTVGVILTALVGAAITRRELEPAHVLIKQINRISVERLSYRVDMPPKPTEVRDIASAFNAMLQRLEDGYQKLSRFSADLAHDLRTPLNNLIGHAEVALSRDRTGPEYVALVEESLVEYQRLARMIDAMLFLARADSANVALELTELQLNAELRKLSAYFSVLAEERSVVIRVSGDATLVADAILFQRAINNVLSNAVRHAWPNSMIDLVVRREAAHCCIDITNVGDPIPERELSLIFDRFFRGDRARSNSSQSTGLGLAIVLSIMELHGGDASAVSGLDGKTRFTLRFPLNGAEASARVSVGRPSQDRPVVG from the coding sequence ATGAGGCCCGGGACTTCGATAACCCCGCTGTCACTGACGAGGCGGCTTGGGCTCTTCTTTGCATTGGTACTGTCTATCGCGCTGGCCAGCATGGGCGCCTTTGCTTACTACTCGCTCGCCGCGCAACTCGAGGCCAGAGACGATGAGGTTGTAAAGGGAAAACTCGAACAGGTCGAGCATTTCTTGCGCGAGGTGGACGGGGTGCAGGGCGTCCCGGCGGCGCAGCATCGCTTCGATGATCTGGTGCGAGGTTACTCGGACCTCATCGTTCGCGTCACGGCGCTGGATGGCCGGCTTTTGTTTCGCACGGGCAACGATGCATTGCTGGAAGGCACTGACCAAGCGGCGGTCACGGGAAAGTCATCGCTCATGTTCCAGTCCGCCGATGCGGTGTTGGGGCGAGACGGTACGCGGGCGACGGTGTTCGTGGCGAAGTCTGGCGAGGACAGGAAGCAGGTGACTGCGCGATTCCGGACGACGCTCGTGCTTGGTACCACCGTCGGTGTGATATTGACGGCCCTGGTGGGGGCGGCCATTACGCGCCGTGAGCTGGAGCCGGCGCACGTACTTATCAAGCAGATCAACCGGATCAGTGTGGAACGGCTGAGCTACCGGGTGGACATGCCACCCAAGCCCACCGAAGTGCGTGATATCGCCTCTGCGTTCAATGCGATGCTGCAACGCCTCGAGGATGGTTATCAGAAGCTGTCGCGGTTCTCCGCCGATCTTGCCCATGATTTGCGCACGCCGCTTAACAACCTCATTGGACATGCCGAGGTCGCCTTGTCACGAGACCGCACCGGGCCCGAGTATGTCGCCTTGGTGGAGGAAAGCCTGGTCGAATACCAGCGACTTGCGAGGATGATCGATGCGATGTTGTTCCTCGCGCGAGCTGACAGTGCCAATGTGGCGCTCGAGTTGACGGAACTCCAGTTGAATGCAGAACTTCGCAAGTTGTCCGCCTACTTTTCGGTGCTTGCAGAGGAGCGAAGCGTCGTAATCAGGGTAAGCGGGGATGCCACCCTGGTCGCTGATGCCATTCTGTTCCAGCGTGCGATCAACAATGTTCTGTCAAATGCGGTCCGTCATGCGTGGCCGAATTCGATGATAGATCTGGTGGTGCGCCGCGAAGCGGCACATTGTTGCATCGACATCACGAACGTTGGAGACCCAATCCCGGAGCGGGAACTTTCCCTCATCTTTGATCGGTTCTTCCGTGGGGATAGGGCGAGATCCAACTCGTCACAGTCCACGGGGCTGGGCCTGGCCATCGTCCTGTCGATCATGGAGCTCCATGGCGGCGACGCGTCAGCCGTGAGCGGCTTGGATGGGAAGACACGCTTTACATTGCGCTTCCCGCTCAACGGTGCTGAAGCCTCAGCGCGGGTTTCGGTGGGTAGGCCGAGTCAGGACCGACCAGTCGTTGGGTAG
- the czcR gene encoding heavy metal homeostasis two-component system response regulator CzcR, giving the protein MRVLVVEDEPRTAEYLQKGLSESGFVVDIANNGGDGLHMAEETDYDVIILDVMLPGMDGWTVIKSIRSKSETPVLFLTALDDVADRVRGFELGADDYLVKPFAFAELLARIRRCLRQSTSKESERLRIADLDIDVLGRRVFRGTTRIELTNQEFSLLHLLMRRRGEVLSRTTIASQVWDVNFDTDTNVVDVAIRRLRSKVDDPFDQKLIHTVRGMGYVLDPERGR; this is encoded by the coding sequence GTGCGGGTACTTGTTGTAGAAGACGAACCGCGTACTGCGGAGTATTTGCAGAAGGGATTGTCGGAGTCGGGTTTCGTGGTCGACATCGCGAACAATGGTGGCGATGGGCTCCACATGGCGGAAGAGACCGACTACGACGTCATCATCCTGGACGTCATGCTGCCAGGTATGGACGGGTGGACGGTCATCAAGTCCATTCGATCCAAGTCCGAGACACCCGTACTGTTTCTGACGGCGCTGGATGATGTGGCGGATCGTGTCAGAGGCTTCGAGTTGGGGGCAGACGATTACCTGGTCAAGCCCTTCGCCTTTGCCGAGCTCCTTGCCCGTATCCGGCGTTGCTTGCGCCAAAGCACCTCGAAGGAGTCCGAGCGATTGCGCATTGCCGATCTGGACATCGACGTGCTTGGAAGGCGGGTATTCCGGGGAACTACCCGCATTGAATTGACGAATCAGGAGTTCTCGCTGTTGCACCTGCTCATGCGCCGGAGAGGGGAGGTGCTGTCGCGAACCACGATCGCGTCCCAGGTCTGGGACGTCAACTTCGACACGGATACCAATGTCGTTGACGTCGCGATCCGGCGCCTGAGATCCAAGGTGGATGATCCCTTCGATCAAAAGCTGATCCATACCGTACGGGGAATGGGCTATGTCCTCGACCCAGAGCGCGGCCGGTGA
- the czcE gene encoding copper-binding periplasmic protein CzcE, translated as MTMKTKKHALLFAALLLGGMSASYALEMTGLKPGVPASTATAQAMAKRHATLYGDPAGQSQASRIIDVKPGMRYVNVDSGETVAFRAGEKIVAWTFAQMVRDTSVDLGLLMPDLPGSAGVRVYIDRSDLFTGG; from the coding sequence ATGACTATGAAAACGAAGAAACACGCCTTGCTGTTTGCGGCGTTGCTGTTGGGTGGGATGTCGGCTTCGTATGCTTTGGAAATGACCGGGTTGAAACCGGGCGTGCCTGCGTCGACGGCGACGGCGCAGGCGATGGCGAAGCGTCACGCGACCTTGTATGGCGATCCAGCCGGCCAATCTCAGGCCAGTCGCATTATCGACGTGAAGCCAGGGATGCGGTATGTCAACGTGGACTCTGGCGAGACGGTGGCGTTTCGGGCCGGCGAGAAGATCGTCGCATGGACCTTCGCCCAGATGGTCAGGGATACGAGTGTGGACCTTGGCTTGTTGATGCCGGATCTGCCGGGTAGCGCTGGCGTGCGCGTCTATATTGATAGAAGCGACCTCTTCACAGGTGGCTGA